The Bifidobacterium eulemuris genome includes a window with the following:
- a CDS encoding glycoside hydrolase family 13 protein — translation MTSQQRMLIPDDIHTNGATPNPWWSNAVVYQIYPRSFQDTNGDGFGDLKGITSRLDYLADLGVDVLWLSPVYKSPQDDNGYDISDYQDIDPLFGTLEDMDELLAEAHKRGLKIVMDLVVNHTSDEHAWFEASKDKNDPHADWYWWRPAKPGHEPGTPGAEPNEWGGTFGGSAWEYSPERGEYYLHTFSKKQPDLNWENPAVRRAVYDMMNWWMDRGVDGFRMDVITLISKHVDANGELPGVAGSLSDDLPVGEEGYSSPWPFSMDGPRLDEFLAEMRREVFEGREGFLTVGEAQGVTPERNEHITDPDNGELDMLFLFDHIGIDQPAGKWDMTELELHKLKRSMVQQQKSVAQRGWSSLFFNNHDQPRSVSRWGDDSNEEMRVASAKALAMLLHLHRGTPYIYQGEELGMTNAHFASLDQYRDLESLNAFDQRVNKAKIQDAASMMCALAKASRDNSRTPMQWDASEYAGFTMPDAAVEPWISVNPNHAEINAAAEFDDPDSVYGFYKKLIAMRHNDSVVAAGSFHLLDEEDAYVYSFTRTLDATTLLVVINVSSRMSCIPSQTAAALDKVSAEDIVLTGTNAEAIIRQIQSGTLMPWSAFAVEFAS, via the coding sequence ATGACCTCTCAACAACGTATGCTTATTCCCGACGACATTCATACCAATGGCGCGACGCCGAATCCGTGGTGGTCGAACGCGGTGGTGTATCAGATCTATCCGCGTTCGTTCCAGGACACGAACGGCGACGGCTTCGGCGATCTGAAGGGCATCACCTCCCGTCTGGACTATCTGGCCGATCTGGGTGTGGATGTGCTGTGGCTTTCCCCGGTGTACAAGTCCCCGCAGGATGACAACGGCTATGACATCTCCGACTATCAGGACATCGACCCGCTGTTCGGCACGCTCGAGGATATGGACGAGCTGCTTGCCGAGGCGCACAAGCGGGGGCTCAAGATCGTGATGGATCTGGTGGTGAACCACACCTCCGACGAGCACGCATGGTTCGAGGCGTCCAAAGACAAGAACGATCCGCATGCCGACTGGTATTGGTGGCGTCCGGCCAAGCCCGGCCACGAGCCCGGCACGCCGGGGGCGGAGCCGAACGAGTGGGGAGGCACGTTTGGCGGTTCGGCGTGGGAGTATAGCCCCGAGCGCGGCGAATACTATCTGCATACTTTTTCGAAGAAGCAGCCCGATCTCAATTGGGAGAATCCGGCCGTGCGCCGCGCCGTGTACGACATGATGAACTGGTGGATGGATCGCGGCGTCGACGGCTTCCGCATGGATGTGATCACCTTGATCTCCAAGCATGTGGACGCGAACGGTGAACTGCCGGGCGTTGCAGGCTCCCTGTCTGACGATCTGCCGGTGGGCGAGGAGGGCTATTCCAGTCCTTGGCCGTTCAGTATGGATGGTCCGCGTCTGGATGAGTTCCTGGCTGAGATGCGCCGCGAGGTGTTCGAGGGGCGCGAGGGCTTCCTGACTGTGGGCGAGGCGCAAGGAGTGACTCCTGAACGCAACGAGCACATCACCGATCCGGACAACGGCGAGTTGGACATGCTGTTTCTGTTCGATCATATCGGTATCGATCAGCCAGCGGGTAAATGGGATATGACGGAACTTGAGTTGCATAAACTCAAGCGGTCAATGGTCCAACAGCAGAAATCCGTGGCACAGCGCGGCTGGTCCAGTCTGTTTTTTAACAATCATGACCAGCCTCGCTCGGTCTCCCGATGGGGTGACGACTCCAACGAGGAAATGCGTGTCGCTTCAGCCAAGGCGTTGGCCATGTTGCTGCATTTACATCGTGGCACCCCGTATATCTATCAAGGTGAAGAGTTGGGGATGACGAATGCGCATTTCGCATCACTCGACCAATATCGGGATTTGGAATCTTTGAACGCGTTCGACCAGCGTGTGAATAAAGCGAAAATCCAAGATGCTGCTTCGATGATGTGTGCCCTCGCCAAGGCCAGCCGGGATAACTCCCGCACTCCCATGCAGTGGGACGCATCCGAATACGCGGGATTCACCATGCCCGATGCGGCGGTGGAGCCGTGGATCAGTGTGAATCCAAACCATGCCGAAATCAATGCGGCCGCCGAATTCGACGATCCGGATTCCGTGTACGGCTTCTACAAGAAGCTTATCGCCATGAGACATAACGATTCGGTGGTGGCGGCGGGTTCCTTCCACCTTCTTGATGAAGAGGATGCGTATGTCTACTCCTTTACCCGAACGTTGGACGCCACCACACTGCTCGTGGTGATAAACGTGTCATCTCGGATGTCGTGCATCCCGAGCCAGACCGCTGCCGCTTTAGACAAAGTCTCAGCTGAAGATATCGTGCTGACTGGCACGAATGCCGAAGCCATCATCCGCCAAATCCAATCCGGAACGCTGATGCCGTGGTCGGCGTTCGCTGTCGAATTCGCATCCTAA